The genomic window AGCATGCGGCGGTTCTTGGAAACCGCCTGCCAGGCCGGGTCCTTCTGTTCCTCGTCGCCGCCGATGCGGTCTAGAAAGGCCATCATCTCGTCGAAGCCGAGTTCATAGCCCTGCATCATCGTCAGCGGATAATTGTTGATCTCCATATGGAGCCTGGCGATGTTTCGCCAGGTGCCGCCGACGGCATAGAAGGTGCGGCCCCGCCCTTTTTCCAGGAACGTGACCTTCTTGACCTGTTTCCTGGCGAAGTTGCGGGCCTTGGAAAGCGAGCCTTCCGAAAGCTCCGACAGCCTTATGCCGCCGAGCGGCAAGGTGATGCCGTCGCCATAGGTCTTGTCCTTGATGTCGATGAGTTCGAGCGAGCCGCCGCCGAGGTCGCCTGCAATGCCGTCCGGCTGGTGAAATCCGCTGATGATGCCGTAGGCGGAATAGAGCGCCTCCTCGCGGCCGGTCAGAACCCGGACATCCAGCCCCAGGATTTTCTCCGCCGCCTCGATGAAGGCCGGGCCGTTGGTGGCCTCGCGCGCCGCCGCCGTCGCCAGAACATGCATGGTGACGGAACGGGCCTGGGTTGCGAGCGCCCTGAAGCGCTTCAACGCCCTCAGGGCGCGTTCCACGCCTTCCTCGTTCATCTTGCCGCTGGCAGCGATCCCCCGGCCGAGGCCGCACAGGACCTTTTCGTTGAACAGCACCGTCGGCGCGCGCGACAGGCCCTCATAGATGACGATGCGAACCGAGTTCGATCCGATATCGACCACGGAGACAGGGGAGATTCCGCGAAGGCGCCCCTGCGCTTCTGATTCGACCATAAATACCCGGCTTATTTATTGCGGCCCGACAGCAGGCCGGCGATGAGCTTCGGCGCACTTGATTTCAATGCTTCTCCGCGGCCGGACAGGCTCGGATTGGTCATGAAATACTCCTGCGCGTTGAACGGTTCCTCGCCCTCGCGCGGTTCCGTCCGCCGCGAGGTTCCGTCGGGCAGTATCTCGTAGCTCTGCTGGTTGTCAATGATATTGCCCAGCATGATCTGGGACAGAACCTGTTCATGCACGGTGGGGTTGGTGACCGGAACGATCGTCTCAACCCGGCGATCGAGGTTGCGCGGCATCAGGTCGGCCGAACCGAGATAGACGTGAGCGTTTTCAGACGGCAGGCCGTGGCCATTGCCGAAACAGTAGATCCGGGAGTGCTCCAGGAAGCGGCCGACGATCGACTTGACGCGGATATTCTCCGAAAGCCCCGGCACCTGCGGGCGCAGGCAGCAGATGCCGCGCACCACGAGGTCGATCTGCACGCCTTCACCGCTCGCCCGGTAGAGCGCATCGATGATCTTGGGGTCGACCAGCGAGTTCATCTTCATCCAGATCGCGCCGGGAAGGCCGCTCCTGACATGCTCGATCTCTTCCTCGATATGCTGGAGAATGCGCGGGCGGAGCGTCTTGGGCGACACCGCGATCTGCATGTTTTCCTCAAGCTCGCCGTAACCGGTGATGAAGTTGAATATCTCGGCGATGTCGTTGGCGATTTCGGGATTGCAGGTGAAATAGGAAAGGT from Martelella sp. NC20 includes these protein-coding regions:
- the ppx gene encoding exopolyphosphatase; this encodes MVESEAQGRLRGISPVSVVDIGSNSVRIVIYEGLSRAPTVLFNEKVLCGLGRGIAASGKMNEEGVERALRALKRFRALATQARSVTMHVLATAAAREATNGPAFIEAAEKILGLDVRVLTGREEALYSAYGIISGFHQPDGIAGDLGGGSLELIDIKDKTYGDGITLPLGGIRLSELSEGSLSKARNFARKQVKKVTFLEKGRGRTFYAVGGTWRNIARLHMEINNYPLTMMQGYELGFDEMMAFLDRIGGDEEQKDPAWQAVSKNRRMLLPFGAIAMREVLSVMQPKAISFSAQGVREGLLYSLLSAEEQDQDPLLVAARQLALLRARSPKHAAEIAAWTGLMLRRFGIEETPEEARYRQAACLLADISWRAHPDFRGRQSLNVIAHSALTGITHPGRAFIALTNYYRYEGLRDDDHTDGLGTIATPELLERAKLLGGLLRVAYLFSASMPGIVGALDFLPAKNKDFDLELVVPEQHADFIGERVEGRLDQLAKLTGKKLMIATT